The window CGACATCGTCATGGAGCACGTCGTCCTGAAGTCGAACCCGGTGTTCGACGTCGCGCAGACCGAAGTGCTGCGCGGACCGCAGGGCTCGCTGTTCGGCCGCAACACCACGGCAGGTATCGTCAAGTTCGACACCGTGCAGCCCTCCAAGACCTGGCAGGGCGATATCAACGCCAGCTGGGGCACGTTCAATTCGGTGAACGTCGAAGGCGGCGTCGGCGGCCCGCTGACCAAGGACGGCTCGATCAGCTTCCGCCTCTCGGGCCTCTACCAGCACCGCGACAACTGGATCGACAACACCTACACCGGCGTCAGCGATGACGGCACCGTGGGCGGCAAGAACGTCATGGGCGGCTTCAACGAGCGCGATGCGCGTCTGCAGGTGCTGTTCGACGAGGGGCCGCTGCAGGTCCGCGTCTCGGGCCATGTGCGCGATTACGACGGCACCTCGACCCCGTTCTATCGCGGTTCGATCATCAAGGGCACCAACTCGGTTCCCGACAGCTTCAGCCGCGGCGAGATCGCGCTCGACGAGGGCATGAACAACCCGCAGGCCGCGCGCACGCAGGGCTTCTCGGTCAAGGCCGACTACGACCTCGGCTTCGCCACGCTGACCTCGATCACCGGTTACGAGCACGCGCACGAGTGGAGCCGCGGCGACACCGACGGCGGTGCGGCGGCGTACTACAACAACGTGGGCTACGGCGAATCGCAGGGCAAGCTGCGCAGCCTCAACCAGTGGTCGCAGGAAGTGCGCCTGGCCAGCCCGACCAACCAGCCGCTGCGCTGGCAGGTCGGCGGCATGTACTTCGATTCGCGCGATTACACCGAGTTCGACCAGCGCGCCTACTTCCTGACCAGCGATGCCTTCGGCACCGCGCCGAACCCGAACAACTGGGTGCTGCTGCACAACGTCAACACCTCGTGGGGCGTGTTCGGTCAGGTTGCCTATGACGTCACCGATCGCCTGACGCTGACCGGCGGCTTCCGCGAATCGCAGGACATTCGCCACACCACGCTGCTCAAGGCGAACAACGTCGCTTCGGGCACCGGTACTTTCGCCGTGCCGGACGTGCGCCTGTCCAGCACCAAGCCCAGCTTCGATGCCACCGCGCTCTACAAGCTGGACCCGGACGTCAGCCTCTATGCCCGCATCGCGCGCGGCTTCCGCGGGCCGACCATCCAGGGCCGCTCGGCCGTGTTCGGCTCGCCGTTCACCACGGCGAACTCGGAAACCAACACCAGCTACGAAGCCGGTGTGAAGACCACCTTCATGGGCGGCCGTGCGCATTTCAACTTCGACGGCTTCTACTATGTCGTGAAGGACATCCAGCTGAACGGCAGCGATGAGAACGGCAACACCGTGCTCTTCAACGCCAACAAGGCGCAGGGCTACGGCATCGAGGCCGCGCTCGACATGTCGCCGGTCGAGGGGCTCACCTTCAACGCCGGCCTCAGCCTGCTGCACACCGAGATCGACGACAAGAACGTCTATGCGCAGGTCTGCGCGCTGAGCGGCCAGATGGTCTGCACCGTGGAGAACCCGGTCACGCAGGTCGGCTCGAACTACTTCGCGCAGATCGACGGCAACCCGCTGCCGAACGCGCCGAAGTGGAACCTCAACTTCTCGGCCCGTTACGAGCACCCGGTCGGCCCCGGCACGGCCTTCATCTCGACCGACTGGAACGCGCAGGGCTACACCAGTTTCGTGCCGTACAAGTCGGTGGAGTTCAGCTCGAAGGGCAACTTCGAGGGTGGCCTGCGCGTCGGTTACGACTACCAGAACTGGGAATTCTCGGTCTGGTCGCGCAACATCACCAACGAGAAGAACCTGCTCGGCGTGCTCGATAACTACATGGCCGGCGTCTACAACGACCCGCGCACCATCGGCGCCTCGATCAGCTTCAAGTACTGAGGCCTGACAGCATTCTGACAAGGCGGGCCGTCCCTTCCGGGGGCGGCCCGTTTTGCGTGGGGGAAGAGGGAGCGTGCCCGGCTCTTGCCTCGTGCCTCTCCCCTGCGCCGCTCAGCCTGAGCCTGTCGAAGGCGGCGGGATGCCCTGTGTCCGGGGCCCGCTGTCCGGCGCGCGGCCTTCGACAGGCTCAGCCTGAGCGGGCTGAATGAGTCTGGGCCGAGGATGGAGGCTGGCCGTGGCAGGTCGGGCAGCCGAAAGCGCCTTCGCGCCGAACCCGCTGCCTGTCGCCTAACCCCTTCCGATCACCCTATATGCGCGCGACTTTTCATCAGCGGCTGGATGCGCGTGCCGAAGTCTTCCACGCCCTGCACGAAGTCGTCGAAGGTCAACAGCACCCCGCCGGTGTTGGGCACTTCGGCCATCTCGTCCAGCATCCGGGCAATGCTTTCGTAGCTGCCCACAAGCGTACCCATGTTGATGTTCACCGCGCCTTCGGGGGCGGCGAGCTGGCGCACGTTGGTATCGGTGTTCACCGTATCCTTGGCGCCCTGATCGGCGAGCCACGCAATCGCATCGATATCGACGCCGTCGTTATAGGCCTTCCACTTGGCCTGCGCTTCCTCGTCTGTCTCGGCGGCGATCACCATCATCAGCACGAACACGGACACGTCGCGTCCGGTCTGCTCGGTGAATTTTGCCAGCCGCTCGTTGTTGAAGGCGAACGCGGTCGGCGTGTTGACGCCCTTGCCGAGGCAGAAGGCATAGTCCGCCCAGGTCGCCGAGAAGTTCAGCCCCGCATCGGAAGAGCCCGCGCAGATGATCTTCATGTCCGCCTGCGGCTGGGGCCAGACGCGGCAGTCCTCCATCTGGTAATAGTCGCCCTTGAAATCGGAGCTGCCGGTCTCCCACAGCTCGCGCAGCACGCGGGCATATTCGTCGAGCACCTGGTAACGGTTGCGGAAGTGCTCGTCGCCCGGCCACAGCCCCATCTGCGTATATTCGGGCGGCTGCCACCCGGTGATCAGGTTCATCCCGAAGCGGCCATGGCTGATCGAGTCGATGGTGTTGGCCATGCGTGCGGCGAACGCGGGCGGGATGATGAGCGTGGGGCAGGTGGCGAACAGCTTGATCTTCTCGGTTACGGCGGCGAGGCCCGCCATCAGCGTGAAGCTTTCGAGGCCGTATTCCCAGAACTCGGTCTTGCCGCCGAAGCCGCGCAGCTTGATCATCGAGAGCAGGAAATCCATCCCGTACTTCTCGGCCCGCAGCGCGATCTCCTTGTTGAGATCGAAGCTCGGCTTGTACTGCGGCGCCGCCTCGCTGATCAGCCAGCCGTTGTTGTTGATGGGGATGAACACACCGACTTGCATGAGGCTGTTACTCCGCGAAAGGGAAATCAGGAGAAGGGATCAGGGCAGGAAATCGAGCACGACGCGCTCGAAACGCGCAGGGTCGGTGAGGTTGCAGGCATGGCCGCCCCAGTCGAACACCTCGGTCCGCGCGCCCGGAACCGGCGCCGCAAGGTCGAGCGCGGTGTCCAGCGGCACGAGGAAATCGTCGCGCGTGGCGATCACCATCAGGTTCTTCAGCGCGGCAAGGCCCGCAGGGTCCGGCGCATAGGCCTGCACGGCGGCGATGCGCTTGGCCATCGTCTCGATGCCGGGGAAGGCGGCGAGGTGGTGCTCGGTCTCGGCCACGATCTGCGCATCGTGCGCGGCGATCCAGTCGGGCGGAAACAGGAACAGCGGCTGTGCTTCGAGGAAGGGCTTCACGCCTGCGCCATGCAGCAGCGCCAGCCGCGCGGCAAAGCAGCGCCGGGTGTGGCGCGAGAGCGTGCGCCAGCCGTTGATGACGGTCAGGCTGTCGAAACGGTCAGTGCGGATGGCCGCTTCGATGCCGATCGCGCCGCCCAGTGCATGGCCGATGAAATGCGCGCGCTCGATTGCCAGCGCGTCCATCAGCGCGAGCAGGTCACTCGCCATGTCCTCGATCGAGGTGGTTTCAGGGAGCGCCCGGTCGCTGCGTCCGGTGCCGCGCTGGTCGTAGGTCAGCACCCGGAAGCGCTGGTTCAGCGCGGGCAGGTTCGGCGTCCAGTAGGCGCCCGACCCGCCAAGGCCGCTGGAGAGGATCAGCCACGGCGCGTCGTCGGCGCCGTGGATCTCGTAGTGAAGCCCCGTTGCTTCAGGCAATGTGCGCGACCGAGGCGACTTCGACGAGGCAGTCCGGCTTCACCAGATCGCAGCGCAGGCAATAGCGCGCGGGCTTGTCGCCGGGGAAGTATTCGGCATAGACGGCGTTGAACGCGGCATAGTCGGCCAGGTCCTTCAGGAAGATGTGGTTCATCACCACGTCGGCCATGGTGCCGCCCGCCGCCTCGACCGTGATCTTGACCGCATCGAGCACATGGCGCGTCTGTGCGGCGGCATCGCCCACATGCAGCACCGCGCCGCCTTCGCCCAGCGCCAGCATGCCCGAGACATAGAGCGTGCCGTCCTTCGTTTTCGCACCGGCGGAGTAGGGGGCGATGGGCGTGGGGAACGCGGACGGATTGATCGCTTCGAACGGCATGGAAACTCCTTGGGAAAGCGGATTACGCGGCGTCGGCATCCTTGGGCGGAAGCTGGCCGACGGCGGTGCGGAAGTCGGCGACGGTGGAGACCCAGCCGAAGAACTTCTCGACATTGTAGACCGTGGCCGCCTGCATGAAGTCCGGCCCCAGATGATGCGTCGCGTCCTCCAGCATGATCCCGAAGTATTCGAGGTGGAAGCCGTCGCGCAGGGTCGATTCGACGCAGACGTTGGTGGCGATGCCGGTGAACACCAGCGTGCGGATGCCGCGTGCGCGCAGCACGCTGTCGAGCTGCGAGTTGAAGAAGGCCGAATAGCGCGGCTTGTGGACGCGAAGATCGCCCTCCTGGGGCGCCAGCGCATCGACCAGTTCGTAGTCCCAGCCGCCGCGCGCGAGGAACTTGCCCGCAAGTTCGGGGCGCTTGCGCATGGTCTTGAGCGCGTTGGACTTGTGCCAGTTGGGCGACATCGGCGTGCCCGCCTCGACATAGCCCGAATCCCAGCCGTTCTGCAGGAACACGATGGGCATTCCGGCATCGCGGGCCACGTCGAGCACTTCGGCGATGCGACCGATGCAGGCGGCGGCTGGGCCGACATCGAACCCGGCCTCGTCGACATAGCCGCCCTTGCTGGCATAGGCGTTCTGCATGTCGACGACGATCACGGCCGTCGTCGCTGCATCCAGCCGGATGGGTTCGGGGCGGGCCGGGAGGACAACCGAGGGTCCGCTGCGGCCGGGGACGGGATCGACAATATGTTCGCTCACCCAGACGAGTATTGTGCAGTCGCGAGCAGCGATCAAGCCCCCTTGTGACTTGGCGAAAATGATTTGTATTTAGTGACTTGCGATATAAAGTTGCAGGATGCGCAATTCACCGCGTTGCGAGGGGGGGAGCGCAGGCGGGCATGGACCCGGCGGCCCAAGCGCTGCTAGACCGCTGACATGATGCGCTTTCTCTCCCCCGATGCCGTTTCTCCTCGCTGGTCCCTTGCCGTGGCGAGCGCGCTGGCGCTGAGCGCAGTGCTCTCGGGCTGCGCCGGGCGGCATTACCGTCCCGTCAGCGATACCCCGGTACGGATCGGCCCGCCCTACACGGTGCGCGGCACCACCTATGTGCCCGCCGCCGATCCGACCTACGACATGCTCGGCTATGCGACGTGGTACGGCAACGAAAGCGGCAGCCAGGTCGCCAATGGCGAGCGCTTCCGCCCGGCGTGGATCACCGCCGCCAACAAGACGCTGCCGCTGCCGAGCTATGTCGAAGTGACGGCGCTGGATACCGGGCGGCGCATCCTCGTGCGGATCAACGATCGCGGTCCCTATGGCGACCCGCGCCGGGTGATCGACCTGTCGCGCGGCGCGGCGGAGGAACTGGGCATCCGCGCCAAGGGCAAGGCCGCGGTGCGCGTGCGCGTAGTCGAGCCTTCGGAAAAGGACCGCGCCGCGCTGCGCAAGGGCCACCCGGCGCGCGACCTGCCGCCCGAGAGCCCGCGCGCGCTGGCAAATCTGCGCGCGCAGTTCGTGGCGGGCGTCGGCGGGATGTGAGGGGGAAACCCCCTTACGTCATCCCAGCGCATGCTGGGATCGCTCTCGAGGTTGCGCCATGCTCACAACGATCCCAGCCTGCGCTGGGATGACGGAGTCAGAGGAGGAGGGGGCGCCGCTCCCGCTCTACCGCAGTAGGCCCACCAGTTGCACCACCGCCAGCAGCACCAGCCCGGCGCTGATCGCTACGCCTGCAAAGCGCAGGGCTCCGGCGATCTCGGTTGTGCCACCGCCGCGCGCTTCATTACCGGCATCTGCCTCCAGCCGCGTACGGGCGGCGCGGAGCAGGGCGGGGAGGTCCTCGGCGCTGCGGGCGAGTTCCAGCAGTACAGCCTCGGTTCTGCCGGGTTCGCCAAGGCGCGTGATGCGGCTGGCAAGCAGCTTGCCGCGCATGTCGGCCAGGGCCTGTGACAGGTCGAAGCCCGGCTCGATGCGGGCGAGCACGCCGTCCATCGTCACCATAGCCTTGAAGATCAGCACGAGATCGGGCGGCAGCACCAGTCCTTCCTCGCGCAGCAGCGGGAAGAAGTCGGCCATCATCGCGCTGAGCACCAGCGGCCCGGTGCCATGCCGCGCGACGAGGCGCTCGGAGGCGCGCTGGACTTTTTCGCGCGAAACGCCCGCATTCTCATTCCCCCGCTTCCATTCCAGGCCATCAGGGCATCGGTGACGCCCGCCGGATCGCCCGAGCGCAGCGAGAGAATGAAGGTCAGGAACTCGTGCTGGCGACGCGGGCTGACGAAGCCGACCGAGCCGAGATCGAGCAGCGCCAGCCTGTTTCCGTCAAGGCACAGCAGGTTGCCGGGGTGCGGGTCGGCATGGAAGCGCCCGTTCACCAGCACCATCTCCAGCACCAGTTCGGCGCCGAGCGCGGCAATCGCGGCCGGATCGATCCCGGCGGCCCGCAGCGCTTCGGGGTCGCGCGGAGGCACGCCTTCGATAAAGTCCATCACCAGCAGGCTGGCGGAGGAGTGCTGCCAGTGGATGCGCGGCACCACCACCGCCGCCAGCTTCGCCAGATCGGCGCGCAGCAGGTCGGCGTTGCGGCCCTCGGTGGTGAAGTCCAGTTCGTCGAGAATGTCCGCGCCCAGCTGCTCGATCATCGCGCGGGGGCGCAGGCGGCGCAGCGCGGCGCTGTTGCTTTCGGCCAGCGCGGCGAGGTGGCGCAGCAGTCGCATGTCGGCCTCCATGCGCGGGGCGATGCCGGGGCGGCGGATCTTGACCGCGACCTCGGTGCCATCGTGCAGCGTGGCGCGGTGGACCTGCGCGATCGAGGCGGCGGCGAGCGGCGTGGTGTCGAAGCGGGCGAAGACCTCCTCGGGCGGCCCGCCGAGCGCGGCCTCGACATCGCCGCGCAAGGTCTCGAAGTCGAGGCGCGGAGCCTCGCTCT of the Novosphingobium sp. 9 genome contains:
- a CDS encoding TonB-dependent receptor, with product MKTVILRRALACGAALCALSTGGVALAQTSAATTASAAAADTAAAGNGDNNGGAIIVTAERRKENLQNVPVSVGVLSGDDMKTFATNGADTLLSLSGKVPGLYVESSTGRIFPRFYIRGLGNVDYYLGASQPVEVIQDDIVMEHVVLKSNPVFDVAQTEVLRGPQGSLFGRNTTAGIVKFDTVQPSKTWQGDINASWGTFNSVNVEGGVGGPLTKDGSISFRLSGLYQHRDNWIDNTYTGVSDDGTVGGKNVMGGFNERDARLQVLFDEGPLQVRVSGHVRDYDGTSTPFYRGSIIKGTNSVPDSFSRGEIALDEGMNNPQAARTQGFSVKADYDLGFATLTSITGYEHAHEWSRGDTDGGAAAYYNNVGYGESQGKLRSLNQWSQEVRLASPTNQPLRWQVGGMYFDSRDYTEFDQRAYFLTSDAFGTAPNPNNWVLLHNVNTSWGVFGQVAYDVTDRLTLTGGFRESQDIRHTTLLKANNVASGTGTFAVPDVRLSSTKPSFDATALYKLDPDVSLYARIARGFRGPTIQGRSAVFGSPFTTANSETNTSYEAGVKTTFMGGRAHFNFDGFYYVVKDIQLNGSDENGNTVLFNANKAQGYGIEAALDMSPVEGLTFNAGLSLLHTEIDDKNVYAQVCALSGQMVCTVENPVTQVGSNYFAQIDGNPLPNAPKWNLNFSARYEHPVGPGTAFISTDWNAQGYTSFVPYKSVEFSSKGNFEGGLRVGYDYQNWEFSVWSRNITNEKNLLGVLDNYMAGVYNDPRTIGASISFKY
- the rutA gene encoding pyrimidine utilization protein A — translated: MQVGVFIPINNNGWLISEAAPQYKPSFDLNKEIALRAEKYGMDFLLSMIKLRGFGGKTEFWEYGLESFTLMAGLAAVTEKIKLFATCPTLIIPPAFAARMANTIDSISHGRFGMNLITGWQPPEYTQMGLWPGDEHFRNRYQVLDEYARVLRELWETGSSDFKGDYYQMEDCRVWPQPQADMKIICAGSSDAGLNFSATWADYAFCLGKGVNTPTAFAFNNERLAKFTEQTGRDVSVFVLMMVIAAETDEEAQAKWKAYNDGVDIDAIAWLADQGAKDTVNTDTNVRQLAAPEGAVNINMGTLVGSYESIARMLDEMAEVPNTGGVLLTFDDFVQGVEDFGTRIQPLMKSRAHIG
- the rutD gene encoding pyrimidine utilization protein D, translated to MPEATGLHYEIHGADDAPWLILSSGLGGSGAYWTPNLPALNQRFRVLTYDQRGTGRSDRALPETTSIEDMASDLLALMDALAIERAHFIGHALGGAIGIEAAIRTDRFDSLTVINGWRTLSRHTRRCFAARLALLHGAGVKPFLEAQPLFLFPPDWIAAHDAQIVAETEHHLAAFPGIETMAKRIAAVQAYAPDPAGLAALKNLMVIATRDDFLVPLDTALDLAAPVPGARTEVFDWGGHACNLTDPARFERVVLDFLP
- the rutC gene encoding pyrimidine utilization protein C, translating into MPFEAINPSAFPTPIAPYSAGAKTKDGTLYVSGMLALGEGGAVLHVGDAAAQTRHVLDAVKITVEAAGGTMADVVMNHIFLKDLADYAAFNAVYAEYFPGDKPARYCLRCDLVKPDCLVEVASVAHIA
- the rutB gene encoding pyrimidine utilization protein B, with protein sequence MSEHIVDPVPGRSGPSVVLPARPEPIRLDAATTAVIVVDMQNAYASKGGYVDEAGFDVGPAAACIGRIAEVLDVARDAGMPIVFLQNGWDSGYVEAGTPMSPNWHKSNALKTMRKRPELAGKFLARGGWDYELVDALAPQEGDLRVHKPRYSAFFNSQLDSVLRARGIRTLVFTGIATNVCVESTLRDGFHLEYFGIMLEDATHHLGPDFMQAATVYNVEKFFGWVSTVADFRTAVGQLPPKDADAA
- a CDS encoding septal ring lytic transglycosylase RlpA family protein, which codes for MRFLSPDAVSPRWSLAVASALALSAVLSGCAGRHYRPVSDTPVRIGPPYTVRGTTYVPAADPTYDMLGYATWYGNESGSQVANGERFRPAWITAANKTLPLPSYVEVTALDTGRRILVRINDRGPYGDPRRVIDLSRGAAEELGIRAKGKAAVRVRVVEPSEKDRAALRKGHPARDLPPESPRALANLRAQFVAGVGGM
- a CDS encoding ABC1 kinase family protein, encoding MFKSIAVAARDRERMQEVLGVAARFGLDSLLARLGLQDGKTAEAQPDAADLPARTRRALEALGPTYVKLGQILATRQDMLPDAWTREFEKLQSEAPRLDFETLRGDVEAALGGPPEEVFARFDTTPLAAASIAQVHRATLHDGTEVAVKIRRPGIAPRMEADMRLLRHLAALAESNSAALRRLRPRAMIEQLGADILDELDFTTEGRNADLLRADLAKLAAVVVPRIHWQHSSASLLVMDFIEGVPPRDPEALRAAGIDPAAIAALGAELVLEMVLVNGRFHADPHPGNLLCLDGNRLALLDLGSVGFVSPRRQHEFLTFILSLRSGDPAGVTDALMAWNGSGGMRMRAFRAKKSSAPPSASSRGMAPGRWCSAR